One window of the Haemorhous mexicanus isolate bHaeMex1 chromosome 15, bHaeMex1.pri, whole genome shotgun sequence genome contains the following:
- the SPDL1 gene encoding protein Spindly isoform X1 gives MEAETILSLKQQLKEAENERRKAAQYGLHLLESQSEVQNQLDQTRCELTEKTEKFEQEKYTLQREIELKNRMLESLNFECESLKQQQNVQLDKQKEQLDRAYGQEISDLKNKLENLKAELDETRLSEKQLRQKVEHQKEIIAAKSEELHMMSERVHETMSSEMLNLQLELTELQSQKASDEEKLNELQCSKEQLELVNSNLRNQLERLQGEKEEREKEVVFYCNALEKAHEANQELRVQLDHAVQQSLDPTSKGNSLFAEVEDRRAEMERQLLSVKVKYQSLQKQHAFSREQLQRMKLQMATLLQLKGSQAEFDQLERLQSMLEQKNGEIEELLMKVRQLEKFKSLYENMKESRPANGAKGSDSENDYYADLLQLKLDKSNQETETLKNELSLQRMKALYESQRVLEIERKLFTNERHLQACQSENMNLRVMLDELKMKYEPEEFLKGSKIKKKRERIPVNATCEYFDSKNTPVKETALTHLPSKEGKKMTTKTLEQSDASPKKQPVQASPLHTALQAIRNIVEPERERKRVKIPDENHVAFTSSSRSGNNSSAPAVPRSVSASVSAQGTQHRPASLFFRCMNCALHCFICFLSVACSVIPQLRLPTLSLSLPFRRTKTLANRKDS, from the exons atggaggcAGAGACCATTTTAAGTCTTAAACAGCAACTCAAGGAAGCAGAGAACGAGCGGAGAAAGGCAGCACAATATGGTTTGCATTTACTGGAGTCCCAAAGTGAGGTTCAGAATCAGCTGGATCAAACACGCTGTGAACTGACTGAGAAAACTGAG aaatttgAACAAGAGAAATACACACTTCAGAGAGAAATTGAACTCAAGAATCGAATGCTGGAAAGCTTGAATTTTGAGTGTGAGTCCCTTAAGCAACAGCAAAATGTGCAACTGGATAAACAGAAAGAACAGCTTGACAGAGCCTATGGACAAGAAATCAGTGACCTTAAAAACAAG TTGGAGAACCTGAAAGCAGAACTGGATGAAACCCGACTCTCAGAGAAACAACTGAGACAAAAAGTGGAGCATCAGAAGGAAATAATTGCTGCCAAATCAGAAGAACTGCACATGATGTCTGAGCGTGTCCATGAGACCATGTCTTCAGAAATGCTCAACCTGCAGCTAGAGCTCACTGAGCTCCAGAGTCAGAAG gcCAGTGatgaagaaaagctgaatgAGCTGCAGTGCAGTAAGGAGCAGTTAGAGCTTGTGAACAGTAACTTACGGAACCAGCTGGAGCGGCTGCAgggggagaaagaagagagggaaaaagaagttgTCTTTTACTGCAATGCATTAGAG AAAGCTCATGAGGCTAATCAGGAGCTTCGGGTTCAGCTGGATCATGCAGTGCAACAATCATTGGACCCTACAAGTAAAGGAAATTCTCTCTTTGCTGAG GTGGAGGACCGTAGGGCAGAAATGGAACGACAGCTGCTCAGTGTGAAAGTAAAATATCAGTCCCTACAAAAACAGCATGCATTCAGTAGAGAACAATTGCAAAGAATGAAG ctgcagatggctacactgctgcagctgaaaggcTCCCAGGCAGAATTTGACCAGCTGGAACGCTTACAGTCCATGTTAGAGCAAAAGAATGGTGAAATAGAAGAACTGCTCATGAAAGTGAGGCAGCTAGAAAAATTTAAG AGTTTGTATGAGAATATGAAGGAGTCCAGACCCGCTAATGGAGCGAAAGGAAGCGATTCTGAAAATGATTACTATGCAGATTTACTGCAACTTAAACTTGACAAATCAAA ccaggaaactgaaacactgaaaaatgagTTATCCCTGCAGAGAATGAAAGCTCTGTATGAGAGCCAAAGGGTCCTGGAAATTGAAAGGAAGCTCTTCACAAATGAGAGGCATTTGCAAGCTTGTCAGAGTGAGAATATGAACCTGCGGGTTATGCTGGATgagctgaaaatgaaatatgaacCTGAAG aatttCTTAAAggttctaaaataaaaaagaagagggaGAGAATCCCTGTGAATGCAACTTGTGAATACTTTGACAGCAAAAATACTCCAGTGAAAGAAACTGCTCTCACTCACTTGCCAAgtaaggaagggaaaaagatgACTACCAAGACCCTGGAGCAAAGTGATGCTTCTCCCAAAAAACAGCCTGTCCAAGCATCCCCACTGCATACAGCTCTCCAGGCAATACGAAACATTGTTGaacctgaaagagaaagaaaaagagttaAAATTCCAGATGAGAATCATGTCGCCTTTACCTCGAGTAGCAGAAGTGGAAACAattcctcagctccagctgtccccaggtcagtgtcagcttctgTCTCTGCTCAAGGCACTCAGCACAGACCTGCATCTCTTTTCTTTCGCTGCATGAACTGTGCTCTCCACTGCTTTATCTGTTTCCTCAGTGTTGCATGCAGTGTCATTCCTCAGCTCCGGCTGCCCACGCTCAGCCTCTCACTCCCTTTTAGAAGGACTAAAACACTGGCTAATAGAAAAGACTCTTGA
- the SPDL1 gene encoding protein Spindly isoform X2, which translates to MEAETILSLKQQLKEAENERRKAAQYGLHLLESQSEVQNQLDQTRCELTEKTEKFEQEKYTLQREIELKNRMLESLNFECESLKQQQNVQLDKQKEQLDRAYGQEISDLKNKLENLKAELDETRLSEKQLRQKVEHQKEIIAAKSEELHMMSERVHETMSSEMLNLQLELTELQSQKASDEEKLNELQCSKEQLELVNSNLRNQLERLQGEKEEREKEVVFYCNALEKAHEANQELRVQLDHAVQQSLDPTSKGNSLFAEVEDRRAEMERQLLSVKVKYQSLQKQHAFSREQLQRMKLQMATLLQLKGSQAEFDQLERLQSMLEQKNGEIEELLMKVRQLEKFKSLYENMKESRPANGAKGSDSENDYYADLLQLKLDKSNQETETLKNELSLQRMKALYESQRVLEIERKLFTNERHLQACQSENMNLRVMLDELKMKYEPEEFLKGSKIKKKRERIPVNATCEYFDSKNTPVKETALTHLPSKEGKKMTTKTLEQSDASPKKQPVQASPLHTALQAIRNIVEPERERKRVKIPDENHVAFTSSSRSGNNSSAPAVPRLTAESRFETTEEKRETKISTEKKTQKKKYSTLYVSSKASSETQCAQQ; encoded by the exons atggaggcAGAGACCATTTTAAGTCTTAAACAGCAACTCAAGGAAGCAGAGAACGAGCGGAGAAAGGCAGCACAATATGGTTTGCATTTACTGGAGTCCCAAAGTGAGGTTCAGAATCAGCTGGATCAAACACGCTGTGAACTGACTGAGAAAACTGAG aaatttgAACAAGAGAAATACACACTTCAGAGAGAAATTGAACTCAAGAATCGAATGCTGGAAAGCTTGAATTTTGAGTGTGAGTCCCTTAAGCAACAGCAAAATGTGCAACTGGATAAACAGAAAGAACAGCTTGACAGAGCCTATGGACAAGAAATCAGTGACCTTAAAAACAAG TTGGAGAACCTGAAAGCAGAACTGGATGAAACCCGACTCTCAGAGAAACAACTGAGACAAAAAGTGGAGCATCAGAAGGAAATAATTGCTGCCAAATCAGAAGAACTGCACATGATGTCTGAGCGTGTCCATGAGACCATGTCTTCAGAAATGCTCAACCTGCAGCTAGAGCTCACTGAGCTCCAGAGTCAGAAG gcCAGTGatgaagaaaagctgaatgAGCTGCAGTGCAGTAAGGAGCAGTTAGAGCTTGTGAACAGTAACTTACGGAACCAGCTGGAGCGGCTGCAgggggagaaagaagagagggaaaaagaagttgTCTTTTACTGCAATGCATTAGAG AAAGCTCATGAGGCTAATCAGGAGCTTCGGGTTCAGCTGGATCATGCAGTGCAACAATCATTGGACCCTACAAGTAAAGGAAATTCTCTCTTTGCTGAG GTGGAGGACCGTAGGGCAGAAATGGAACGACAGCTGCTCAGTGTGAAAGTAAAATATCAGTCCCTACAAAAACAGCATGCATTCAGTAGAGAACAATTGCAAAGAATGAAG ctgcagatggctacactgctgcagctgaaaggcTCCCAGGCAGAATTTGACCAGCTGGAACGCTTACAGTCCATGTTAGAGCAAAAGAATGGTGAAATAGAAGAACTGCTCATGAAAGTGAGGCAGCTAGAAAAATTTAAG AGTTTGTATGAGAATATGAAGGAGTCCAGACCCGCTAATGGAGCGAAAGGAAGCGATTCTGAAAATGATTACTATGCAGATTTACTGCAACTTAAACTTGACAAATCAAA ccaggaaactgaaacactgaaaaatgagTTATCCCTGCAGAGAATGAAAGCTCTGTATGAGAGCCAAAGGGTCCTGGAAATTGAAAGGAAGCTCTTCACAAATGAGAGGCATTTGCAAGCTTGTCAGAGTGAGAATATGAACCTGCGGGTTATGCTGGATgagctgaaaatgaaatatgaacCTGAAG aatttCTTAAAggttctaaaataaaaaagaagagggaGAGAATCCCTGTGAATGCAACTTGTGAATACTTTGACAGCAAAAATACTCCAGTGAAAGAAACTGCTCTCACTCACTTGCCAAgtaaggaagggaaaaagatgACTACCAAGACCCTGGAGCAAAGTGATGCTTCTCCCAAAAAACAGCCTGTCCAAGCATCCCCACTGCATACAGCTCTCCAGGCAATACGAAACATTGTTGaacctgaaagagaaagaaaaagagttaAAATTCCAGATGAGAATCATGTCGCCTTTACCTCGAGTAGCAGAAGTGGAAACAattcctcagctccagctgtccccag GTTAACAGCTGAATCCAGATTTGAAActacagaagaaaagagagaaactaAAATCtcaacagagaagaaaacacagaagaaaaaatattccacGTTGTATGTATCTTCTAAGGCAAGTTCTGAAACTCAGTGTGCTCAGCAGTGA